The stretch of DNA CTATTCGCCACTTCAGCGGCGAGAGGCAACCAGGGAAAACGAGCGTAAATGCCAAAGGTCCTTCCTGCATCTTCGGTGGAGTTTTCACAGTGTTTGTGTTGAAACAAAGAACACCGCGTTCCGTTTCGTTTGTGTCGTGAAAGGAAAACGAAAACCCACTGATAGCAGTGTTTATCGCTGGCAAGAAGCAAAATCATGTTCGGCTTTGTTGTGTgacaaatttttgataaaaacaaaTCGGGATTTTGTTTGGGTGGTGGATGGAAAGTGGTTGTTCTCGCAGAGAACGCTCGATACTTTGTGATGTCCACTTTTTGGACTGATTAGGCTGCTTTGCTTAGGGCCGAGTAACAAGTGATAATCGATTTTTCCCAGTGATTCATCTCTGCCTGATGGTCGGCTAATGATGCTGATAGCTATATGTTCGTTGCGAATAACGTTATCCACAAATTTGCCAATGGATGGCAGGATGGCGCAACAGGATACCGGAAGTGTACCAAACAGTGATCGCGAGTGTACTCTCAGTTGGCAGTAATCAGAAGTCAATCGAAGCGCGATGGTGTTTGATGCATACGATGCAGTTTTGCAAACAACAATTATTTTACAATAGTTCCGACCAGCACTGAGCTGAGCGCCCTTGTCCGCTGAAATGACTCGGGGTGCATTGGCTAATTTTTTACACCATCATCAACACTACCATGGGAAGCAGTCCATGGGTAGCATCAGTAGTCAGCAACAGTTGCAGATGCTGCATCACGTGCCGAAGAAACGAAAGATGAGTCTGGCCCAGCTAAAGCTGAACCGAAGAAGGCTGTACCTCTGCCTCAAGGTGATGCTGCTGTTTGTAGTGTTTGGGCTGTACtttgtgctgctgctgcgggAATCGATGACGGCGTTTTCGACCGTACGGAGTAAAAGCGTCGGGAAGAGTGATTTGGTAAGTGTTTGATGGTTTTTGTGGATGTTTGTCCGGATAATGTTCTGTGAAATGATACGTTTTATTGTTTTGAGATAATAGATATTACAAATTGTACTGAATGCTTTgtggtttttaaaattgaacaaattgcACGAACAACAATAAATTCATCTTTGCAACACAATGCAGCAATATAAGCATTGCTATCATGATGGctttgaaaaatatgttttcatttttctcaaaatcaatacaaacataaataaatatagtaaacaatatatttttttaaatatatatatatatatatatatatatatatatatatatatatatatatatatatatatatatatatatatatatatatatatattactttATTTACCGCAATCAGAGCGAGTATAATCTAAAATCTAGATGTTACGCATAGAAGGCATATTCCTGCTTTTTATAAAAGTACATGCGTCCCCatgcaaaaatgaaaattctatTTGTAATGCAGTTTGCATAAAAATAACGACCTAATTCCCTTATTCTAATACGCATTCCAATGGTAGAATCCATAGAACCCGCGACTAGCAATTCAACAGTAAATATCAGGGCACCATGTTATCCCTTTTGATCTACGATTTAGTTTTCATCAGCGCGGATAAAATCCAAACAATCCGACAGTAAACGCGGTTGTGGAATTATATTGTAGATGAAAGGAATCATAAAATCGCCTAATTACAATCGTCTATAGTGTCACATACGATTGATCAAGTCTCGAGATATTCGGAAAATGCTTATTAAATTTATCCGTCATAGCTTGACATGCCATGTCTTCTCTGATCCGGAGGCTTTTGCATGGGGATCGTTTCGTTTTAGTCAAAACGTGTCTCAATCAGAAAAATGTCCCAAAAAATTTCCTTGATCAAACACCTAACTAAAACACCACTTTATGGGGTGGAAACAGATTATGAGTCTAACCATCTTCAACAATCaacaatcatgaaaaatttTGAAGTTCAATAGTAGCAAAATATGAACAGGAAAAAGTTGCAGGGAACTATGGGAATATGTAAATAGAAATAGACCGAAACATAGCCTAACACTCTCCAAATTgttgaaacttttcacataagGTTACTTCTGCTACTGCTGCCTCTTTCTGTTGGTGTTACTGCTTTGATACCGCTAATTTCAGCACTAGCAAAGACTCATGTCTGCTCGCTAGCAGGAGTGAGCCTGAGGTTGACAAGAGTTATTTCCTATCATTTCCATTAGAAAGAATGTAATGCACGGTGGATGCCTACGGTCACTGCTCTAGTTGCTCTTTTCGGATGGTACAATTTGGGAAGCacaattatatttatatttccaatatttccaatcaattgatgcaaacatctttgagATCTATTGCGAAATGTTCAAGTTACTAGCATTGGAAATCTTGCATTATTCGTCATCATTCCTCAAAAATCTTCTAGTTGGAAGGCAAATTCTAAAAATGTATTGCGTTGGTTTCTATCAATTGTTTGGCCTATTACATGTACTTTAACCATGAACCATTAACCATGTGATCTGTTGGTCTCTAGCAAACATTCAATGTTGTTCatgataccgctgaacgaaagagcgaaaaaaCGGTTCAAATGAACTGGTTCCCTTAGGTGATTGGTTAGTGACTTGGCCATTCGTCAAAGTGTACTGTTTCGCCTGTTTcgccaaaattagtttttagcacatgttttggcatcctgaATGAAAGAAGATctgcagaaaaaaatactgcTTTAATTTTGATCGAatcttatatatataaaacaagGTTTTTCCAACGTACGCATAACTCATCATCagaggagaacggctgatcagattagAGTCATGTATAAATCGTTGAGTTTATCTCCACCTAAATTAGAACGGTAGAATACTTTGGAGGATATTTCGTATGgatagaaaaattcgaaaataaaggAGTACGCATATGCCTTCCTGACAAGCATATAACAtctatgcctctcacgctaaaggtcacgagttcaattctcactcccgacattcttccaaaaatggaagtaaaaagtgacgaaccagccaaatgagttgaaaatcactataatacagacaaaaaaaaaaaaaaaaaaagcactcaattttgcctgatatCAGAATGATAATTATCCTAGTGggaaatgagaactgtcattATTGCTATCCGGCCCGTACATGTATAATGCGTACATTGAATGAAATTCTtctggtggatcacaccattgaggaatAGGCGaatccttcggctgaaggaggcctGGTTTGATAGCTCAGATGCGGGGTAATGTCGCACTTTGGTCTTATGGAAGACCATTCGGATGTGGCTTGCACTGGAGAGTTAAAACACATGGGATCAGAAACTTTGGATACTTCTTAACAAACTGGATGAATTTATTTACGACCTTTtacatttgaatcaaaaatatgtATTGGTAGGAATCGGTTTGTATGCGCTTTTTTGTTTGTGTGCGTTCGGCTTTTGTTCGGCATCGGGATATGCTGCTGTTTTAGTTGCGTTATGCACCACACACGGCATTTCGGATGGAAGGGAGAGGCTTGGATGGGAAAAAGGATAGGGATGGACATTGGAAAATGGAAGTAGGGATACTTGCTCAACATTCGCGCTGGCAGTCGCGAACACTTCTGATACAAATCTATAGCAAACTTCTATTTATCAATATGTGTGAGCGTTGTAAATCGACTGAATAAGCTTTTCTTGAATGAAAATCCCGAATTATTCCCACTACGCACAAatatttcgatttttaaaaaacaatGCTAGATTATTTTATGAAACCAATAAATTTGACGAATTTAAGAAATAATAACGAGATTGAGTTTAATGAACAACATTTCCTCTATGATGTGTATGTACGAGTAGCCGCAAAGTTATTGAAACTCCTTAAAATTCAgtgtagggggtctccgtagccacattggttgcgcgttcgcttagtaagcgatcgatcgtgagttcaaaactcagggccctcattgaccatctttgtgttgttaccgaataactacgtccacgcaacaatcatcagcgatggagatcgatccacggtcgatataagatcgattcatccatacaactctgcaagaaacatcgggctactattctattaataactcaacaatgatcatatcaactgtctccgctgtccggtgtaACTGGACAatagaagaacagaacgaatactcttacgcctaaatggctactgtgaaatgtaatgtaccatatgcaatggtatagacgGAATACTATAACGCCGAAAAattgcaactgtgtaatgtgctaattatagatatgataaatatgtgacaagtacacgattaaaattctgctctgttacagctaaaatgctaatgtgcctgaaataaacaaatgggataaacaaAAAATTCAGTGTCAATATGATAAGATTTCCTATAACATTTACTCGTCAGATTTAAAGTAGAATCTATTTCAATGGTGAAACTAATATTTCATATAGTTCTATAATCGAACCTAATaacatcaaaatcaaaaaatcattcaacgattcatccactgctgatatgctttcatCATTCAATGAATCAAGATTCATTCTAATGTGTGGACGATGAATTCAAAGtaattttgaatattgatttctctgcaattcaaTGTAGTGATGCTATAGGTTTTTGGAAGAAGGTATAAACGATCAAAGGATCCTTGCAAAATGTAAATAGAACTCTAACCCTATGGCCTGAAAAAAATACGAGATATGTTCAAGGGGGATAGAATTTTGAAGCTGTAGAAGATGGCGAGAGATTGTAGAATTAAATTGTATATGTGTGAGTCAGCTTAAAAAGTGGTGCTTTGGTTTTAACAAaatcggcacgaactttccagacaacccaATACGAGCTACCTTGATTTCTTCCTGAATTTTATTATAATTCTTCCAGAATGATAATATGTATGCGCATATTTatgtttcgcagtgaaaatcatcaatctgatcaattttacagatctgaacgataacatataAACTCtctaaaaatatattcgatATTTCTACCAACTAAAATATtttctagaaataatttatatggcagaacatcGTTTGTCGGGCCAGCTGGTTTGTGTGAAAATTCTTAgacaaatatttttcatttcacccttagCTTTCGGTCCTCTGACCGCTGGTTTCCTGAATTCGTTTCTCCTTTTCACATAAAACCCAGGTGGTCTGATACCAACATTGGGGAGTTCCGAACGATTAGATAGTATATTTCACACCAACATTTAACTTATTCAACCAGGAAAAAATCAAGGacaagtattctttctgttcttcctgTGTCACCGGTAAATATCTGCATTGTTTACAAAACGCTTACTCAACATTCCCAAGCATTCCCATCTATTATGGACGTAAATTTTAACTTAAACTCAATGTTGTGTACTCAATtccatttgagaaaaaaaaaaaacagaaacacgACTTAAAATCACAATGAAAATCAGCTGATGAGACTCGAACCAGAGTACTCTACAACATCTTTTGCCATTGTTATCTAAATGTTGATGCAAAAAAGAGGTTAAAATAATTGCATTTCAATCACAATCATTGTAGTCAGAAACTTCATACCCAGTAAAAGCCCTATAttagaaaaacataaaatatttttcaatgcatTAACAATATTGATGAGAAGCTTATGGGCATTAAAATGCCGATAAATGATGTTTGACATTAGAGATCTAAGAtctaatggtatgaagtcatGCTTATGGTTACATAGATAATGCTATAATTTGATGGGAATatcaacaataaacaaaacaaaaaatgatttaTTAGGAGAAGATTTATTTGTAAATGAGAATTTTATCTATTTCACATGATAACCGTAtgtcaaaatgaattcgttcaatgaaaatTCTTAAGGGGGTGTGCTTATAACATTTCAATGTGTGATGATATTAATATGACAATATTATGTCCGCAATGTCAGCTCCCGTTGTTTGTCAATAGATGGATCCAGTAGTAAGTGCTGATCGTTTAGGCATACCCAAAATGTCATGAATCAATCTTAGAAATGCGACAAAGAAACCGCTTCAACGCATCAGTACTTACTTCTATACCttttgtaatttgaaaatgtttgatttGGGGCCAATTGATATCCCAAACTGCGAAGTTTATATCGAGTATTCGGTGAGACCATGTCgttgttatttattatgtactgTTGAACCGAACGAAATCATACGATTGAACCGAACACTACACTACGTACAAGCAGGGGCacgaaaaaataattctatTCTCATGCTGCCAAACTCGTTAAAAACAATATCACATGGTTTAGCTCATATGAAGACATACATAAATGAATTGATTTGTAGATCAAATCCCTATCTTCCGCatcaaacagtttttttttcaaattgtgtagcgaaactagttttctttgaaaactaCCGgtaaagttttgcacgatttttttgtgcagtCCATATCTCTCACACAAAAATAGGTTTACCTGTAATAAATTTTACAGAACATTCACCAAAAATATTCATCAAAGCAGAAAATCGTCATACGAAGTATTCTTTCCTCTCTTTTCTTTTTGTTCGAACAATTTAAGTTGCGGCAAAAGAGCTTTAGCAGACGGCAGAAGACAATGGCGAAATCGCAGCCTTCTGAGTCTATTAAATTTCGAGTACCGGCGATGTTTCCAAAAGCGGATCAAGTGCGACGGCACAATTGAAAACTACTTTGTATTCTCTCTACTGATGCTGGCTTTTTTACGTTTTGGCAGATCctattgcagattcaggtttaCGCCTGAAGCATCGGCTAGAATTATGTTTTTTGTGTGTCTGGACTCGAACATTATCGCAATATCAGACCGTTATCGTGTATCTGGTAAAGCAGAAATTTCTTTGTAAATTCAGTTTCGACATGCCATGAATTATTTAACGTTCAGATTATGGGCACTATTGCAGAAAACGAGAAGAGCAAtacgtctcgtctcgtctcgtctcgtctcgtctcggcttcagtcactgtcacgagtttcattgaaatgttttattgggTAGACTGGAAAGACTTCTCTGTataatcagtgatgtcagatgtgaAGATACTTTTAAATCTATGTGCATGTACTCGTCTGTTTTTTAgtcgaatatgaaaaaaaaacgagacgagcgTTCGCCTTCTCATGTAGTATTCTGAAATACGGCCCTATGTCGCGATTTTTTAATATGATTAATAATTCATGCCTATGGTACAAcccgacttttttttgtttttgttttcgaatggTCATTGGTCAGTTTGATACCACATAAAAACTCCTAATAATCTTACAGCTTCTACCTACTTAGAGAAATGGCCTTcatcactgaaaaaaatattgaaagggTGAGTCCCaggcacgaccgcatagttgacataggattacgatattttttttatcccttttgtttattttaggctcattagcattttagctgtaacagagccgaattttaatcgtgtacatgttacatgtgtatcatatctataattagcacattacgcagttgccattttttcggcgttagagtattcccttctataccattgcacatggtacacatttacagagtagtcatttaggcgtaagtgttttccttctgttcttccattttccagttagaccggacagcggagacagttgattgatcattgttgagttatttatagaatagcagcccgatgtgtcttgaagagcagagcagttgtatggatgaatcgatcttatttcgaccgtggatcgatctccatctccgctgatgattgttgcgtggacgtagttattctgtaacaacacaaaggtgGTCAATGAGGTCCCTGAGTTTTGTAATCACGATCGatcacttactaagcgaacgtgcaaccaatgtgactacggagacccccgattacgatatttgttgcatgttgattttggatatattcAAAGAAGATAGCCCGCAGATACAGTCGACCACATGCAGCCGAATTCGTCACGTTGGTCTactttgtagaccgtgttaacacattaaggaccgcacgttttggggcaaactagaacgcttcatttgttcggattccacgaatcaGATCGTTTGCCTCGACGTGCATGAGATGAAGGCGAACCATCAATAgcccttgttagattcttggcaaaccaagaattcaatcttcaagtgtagaaaacaagGGTTATTtagtgatccatccgtaacagacggcacgcgaaacacgagatatctcgtgagcggtccgcaatgtgttaagagAATACCTATCAATTTGCAGTGAATGAAATATGCGAATTATATTTTCTCGCTCGATTATAAGAGCCCCTGCAGCTTCGGCGAGAAAAAAATTAAGGTTTTAAACTTCTccaattcattcgcctctaacctaGGTCAGTTTGGGGAAATAAACTAAATTAtcggccttgaaaaaggccatttGGAAAGTCTTGGAATCACGTTAAAAGAAATATGATAGTTATTTTGATGcatacaatttttattttgaatatgtttcaAATGAATTTCGGGACTTTTTGTTGAAATTAACATTTACAACAAAGattgaaatacatattttattcaGATTAGACTTATTCTATTTAAATCCTATAAATTATCCATCAGCAACGCAAATCACCGATAGAAGCCCGACCGGGCAAGAGCAGTGTCCACAAGCATCACCTACATCACCATCAATCACCGCTTGCGGCGGCAGTGCAGAGGTCTTCCCAGGACAACGCCGAAGGCGTCCACCATCCGGCAAATCATTCAACTCTGAATCCGGTGTATGAGTACTCGGAGGAGATGAACGCAGCCGCCGAAGCGGATTTCAACGAGCGCCGCTCGGTGCTGTGGAATATCTGCGCCGAGCATCGAATAATCGGCAAGTATCCGCCGAACGCGTGGGAGTTTTTCATCTCACCCGGACATGGGCTGGCCTGGTGCAATATCTTCAAGGCCGCCAGCAGCACGTGGATGTACTACTTTAACATTCTAGGTAAGTTCCTTGGGTTTTTGAGGGGGTTGATTGCTTTTCTCAATGTGCCGCTCTTTTCTTGCAGGTGGCTACGATGTGCGCTTTCTGCAGCGGACGCGCTCCTCGCCAATCGATTTGGCTCGCAATCGATTCCCACGGCCAAGCACTGCCGAGCTGAACGACTATCTGTCGAACACGATATCGTTCCTGATAGTGCGCGAGCCCTTCGAGCGGTTGGTTTCGGCCTACCGGAACAAGCTGGAAGGCTGTCGGAACAAATACTACAAACTGCTGGGTGAACAGATCGTGAGAAAGTTTCGCAAGAAACCCAAAAACGGCAAGCTATTGACGGTGAGCATTGGAGCATTTAACGATAAAAAAACCTATTTTTCATAACCTCGTGTACCCTAGAAATACCCCAAAGGACCAACATTCCGCGAGTTTCTCCAGTTTCTCGTAAGTCACTACAAAAGTGGTGGCCGCTTCGACGAACACTGGAGTCCGGTGTACTCGTTCTGTACCCCTTGCAGCATCAACTTCACCCTGATTGCGAAGGTCGAGACGTTCCAGAGGGACAGCGAGTACATTATACGGCAGGCCGGACTGGAGACGCTGCTGCTGAACAAGCTCCCCCGCAGCAAGGCCCGTGCGATAGCGAATCGTTCCACAAGCAATACCAGAAGTCTGACGCCGAGGTACAGGTATCTCGAAGTTGTGCTGCTAACTAATATactaaaacgtttttttttcaaattttccattcagatatttttcccaaatcgaCGAACATTTGCTGACAGAAGTGCTCGAAATCTACCAGCTCGATTTCGAGCTGTTTGGCTACAACAGCACGAAGTACTATAGCTTCGTGCAAGAGTCGATGGACGACGGATAACAGCGTTAGAAGCAGAACGTGAACAAATGACGTGGCAAACCCGTAAGGCAAGAAAAACCACGTTCAAAAACACAGTCACCAGCGGAAAAGACTTAAATTTAGGATAGtgtaaaaaaacatacaaatcaTATGAAATCCCTGTTCGTTGTACGTTTCGTGAAGATGTTGTAGCGTgaaatattcatatatttttggaaaaacgtaAAGGCACGATAAGAAAAAACAACAgttaacgattgtttttgtaggtTAGTTTCGTATTATATGTTGAAACGTATAAAGGAAAGTGTCAAAGCAGAAGATATCATACCGAGACAgcacaaatcataaaaaaagcaCAATTATCAATGGAAGCACACAAAACACTTAACAAAAAGCTAATCCCACCTAGTTGACGTCAACAAGCACCAAAACATGGCGTAGACACTTTGGGAAAAGGGGAGCATTTATAATTCGTATTGCCAACCTGGCTTATTATTAGATGTGATCGATGTTattatatacgtatatgcccCGCCCGTAATTTGCATACACTACAGTGTCGTCCAAACAATTCCCCCATTGCTATTGCGTTTCGCAGTCACCACTGTCCACGATAATGTGTTGTAATAGGGTGAGAAGGGAATTCCCAGCCGGGCGATAACTTTTAGCAACATAAACACAGCACACATGCACACACGTTTCGAGTGTATCGACATCCTGCGACAAAACACGCGTAGCTACCGCTGCAGGTCAATGTTGGATCCAAGCGCATATGTGATAACGTTTCCAGACCTGTATTCAGGCTGAAGATAGATGTAGTTAGAAGTGCCAAATAGTCACTGAAAGTTATCGTCTtcgatcgatgtttatttttatgcttCTCTACTTGTGCTGCACGACtccacaaaacaaaacaaaaacatccgATTACACCGACAAAGCGTGAAGCGTGATAAATCTTCAACATACCCCAGAGTAAATGTTGTGTCAAAGACGATACCCACAAAACCCCAGCACCAACCAAAAATACCCAACCGAGAAAAAAAGATCTCTACAAATCTAGCTGTTATTCGGAAACAAATCACTCTCAGAGCGGGAAAGATTCTGCTCGAGTTAGTTATACACGGAAACAAATCTCACAATATTGTATATGTGTATGTTTAGGacgaagaacaaaaaaaacactgttTCGAAAAAAACTATCTATTTTTATAGCGATATttgaaacattgaaacattATAAAACGATCGAAAAATCAATTCTAAATTTTTGACCCAGCGTGTTTTGCTTtttgaacaacaacaacaacagagaATGACTATCGAAaatctagcaaaaaaaaatgaaatcgtgAATAATTTTGTTTACACCCACACAGAGACACACTAACACTAGTGAACAGAAAGCGTGCGCGCGTAGCTTATACAAGCGGAGGAGACGGGAGCCTACACTGTACTATTGAATGTCGTTGTCAACTACGTACCTTGTATTTACATAAAAATTGAGAGATATTAAGTTAGACACAACCGATATGAAATTGTGACCGGATGTTTGTTTCACCACGTATTATATATTCTTCATACTACCTTTCATTCATGCAAACTTAcgcatgtaaacaacattcGCAGAATAAGTCATTCCAATATACCAATGTATGGGTGGGCAGCTGACATGGAGTTGAATGGGAAAGATTATCTGCAAACTGTATTTGTACATTCGACATATTCGAGGCAAGAAAAAGTAAACACGACAACAGACTGATTCAATAAAAAGGAATATATCTTGTAGTTGAAAGGTTCGAACATATAAAACAACATTCTCAACATTATTCGATAAATATCCGAAAA from Toxorhynchites rutilus septentrionalis strain SRP chromosome 3, ASM2978413v1, whole genome shotgun sequence encodes:
- the LOC129777144 gene encoding carbohydrate sulfotransferase 11, coding for MTRGALANFLHHHQHYHGKQSMGSISSQQQLQMLHHVPKKRKMSLAQLKLNRRRLYLCLKVMLLFVVFGLYFVLLLRESMTAFSTVRSKSVGKSDLQRKSPIEARPGKSSVHKHHLHHHQSPLAAAVQRSSQDNAEGVHHPANHSTLNPVYEYSEEMNAAAEADFNERRSVLWNICAEHRIIGKYPPNAWEFFISPGHGLAWCNIFKAASSTWMYYFNILGGYDVRFLQRTRSSPIDLARNRFPRPSTAELNDYLSNTISFLIVREPFERLVSAYRNKLEGCRNKYYKLLGEQIVRKFRKKPKNGKLLTKYPKGPTFREFLQFLVSHYKSGGRFDEHWSPVYSFCTPCSINFTLIAKVETFQRDSEYIIRQAGLETLLLNKLPRSKARAIANRSTSNTRSLTPRYFSQIDEHLLTEVLEIYQLDFELFGYNSTKYYSFVQESMDDG